A genome region from Candidatus Methylomirabilota bacterium includes the following:
- a CDS encoding LLM class flavin-dependent oxidoreductase — translation MRFGTYYFFQAPPQLRHRDIIHNELQQAEWAEELGFDAVWLTEHHFIDYGLSVDPATLAAAIAARTRRVRIGLAAAILPFHHPIRLAEQMALVDIISQGRLDVGIGRGNRPVEFAGYGVPQIENRERMDEALEVVVRAWTEPRFSFQGRFFSFQNVEVIPKPLQRPHPPLYQVCVSKDTIENTALRGWPMLNSMLRGGVEQLVTQRDTYVAALEKAGRSPSEIAGLLGDWGVSRHIYVAPTDAQAQQEAKAAELWYQEAFRRFVIPERIEDAHPALQAGFRAMAERLGKINWEDLVRETLAFGSPDTVAAKIEAMRAMGVGQLLCWMSFGGLAQDKVRRSMELFAREVMPRFRGDGSAPARAR, via the coding sequence ATGCGCTTCGGGACCTACTATTTCTTCCAGGCGCCGCCGCAGCTGCGCCACCGAGACATCATCCACAACGAGCTCCAGCAGGCGGAGTGGGCGGAAGAGCTTGGGTTCGACGCGGTCTGGCTCACCGAGCACCACTTCATCGACTACGGGCTCTCGGTGGATCCGGCCACGCTGGCCGCGGCGATCGCCGCCCGAACCCGGCGGGTGCGGATCGGGCTGGCCGCCGCCATCCTGCCCTTCCATCATCCCATCCGCCTGGCCGAGCAGATGGCCCTGGTGGACATCATCTCCCAGGGCCGGCTGGACGTGGGCATCGGGCGCGGCAACCGCCCGGTGGAGTTCGCCGGCTACGGCGTGCCCCAGATCGAGAACCGCGAGCGCATGGACGAGGCCCTGGAGGTCGTGGTGCGGGCCTGGACCGAGCCCCGCTTCAGCTTCCAGGGACGGTTCTTCTCGTTTCAGAACGTCGAGGTGATCCCCAAGCCCCTGCAGCGGCCGCATCCGCCCCTCTACCAGGTCTGCGTCTCCAAGGACACGATCGAGAACACCGCGCTGCGCGGGTGGCCGATGCTGAACTCGATGCTGCGGGGCGGGGTCGAGCAGCTCGTGACCCAGCGCGACACCTACGTGGCGGCGCTGGAGAAGGCCGGGCGGAGCCCGAGCGAGATCGCCGGGCTGCTGGGGGACTGGGGAGTCTCCCGCCACATCTACGTGGCGCCCACCGATGCCCAGGCCCAGCAGGAGGCGAAAGCCGCCGAGCTCTGGTACCAGGAGGCCTTCCGCCGCTTCGTGATCCCCGAGCGGATCGAGGACGCCCATCCGGCTCTGCAGGCCGGCTTTCGGGCCATGGCCGAGCGCCTCGGCAAGATCAACTGGGAGGATCTGGTCCGCGAGACGTTGGCCTTCGGTTCGCCCGACACGGTGGCTGCCAAGATCGAGGCGATGCGCGCGATGGGTGTGGGGCAGCTGCTCTGCTGGATGAGCTTCGGGGGCCTCGCCCAGGACAAGGTCCGCCGCTCCATGGAGCTCTTCGCGCGCGAGGTGATGCCGCGGTTCAGAGGCGACGGGTCAGCGCCAGCACGAGCAAGATGA